A stretch of DNA from Enterococcus gilvus ATCC BAA-350:
CTGCTTTTCTCTAAATAATACTTGATATCCATTTCAAAGCGCAGCATTTCCGGGCTGTTCAATTGGCGCGTGCCGGTAATCAAATTTTTCCAATTCGCATTTTGTGCTGTCAGTTGATAGCCGATCAAGTGTGAACGATTAAAAAGATATTGTCCGTTGATTTTTTTGTTGTGCCAGCCGGTAGGGGTGACACTGGCGATCTCACCGCGTTTTTCCGTCGGCATCAGCTTTTTATTCAGCAGTGCTTCCGCGCCGGTTGCCCGATTCAGCCGATCCAGATCCCCATACCTTTCCCATGGTCCCTGTGCAGTGGCAAGGTCTTCTTCAGAAAAAGTCGGTTTGTTTTGGTTGATCTCGATCGTTTGCGTCCCTTCATAATCAAGTGCGGAGAGTTCCTGTTGTGTGGGATTTTCCTGCGCTTGAGAGGGCGCCTGCGTGGTTGCCGGATCGGATTTTTTTGGTTCTGATCCAAGATTCATTGTGCTGTAAACAGCGAAACTAGTTGCCGCGATCACGATCGCAGCAACTAGTTTAGTTTTTTTTGACAAGAGAATTGCTCCTATTCTTTTTTTACTTCATAGCCTCGTTATTCCGGTGCGCCGATGATCTTGATGTATTCATCAGGATTCATGATCTCAAAATGCTTTGCAACGAGCTGATTGCGCTTGTTGCGCCGCCCTTCGATATGGATCATATATTTATTGTCCGGCAGGCGGAACACATAACTAGATAAATAGCGGTCCTTGATCAAGACCTCAGTCTTATTCTCCCCATCGGTCATGATGAGCAAGGACATCATAATAGGCTTTTCTTGCAGTAAAATCGTTTTTTCTAGCAAACCGCGATACTCTTCCAACTAATCACCTCATTTTTTTATACTTTATGGGTTAATTTTAGCATTTTTACTTAATAAATGCTCTGATAACGAAATGTCTCCCGTTTTGACAAAGAAATTTGTTAAGATAAAAAGAAAAGGGCAGGTGGGTATATGGCATTTTGGAATCCTTGGCGAGGCTGTCGTTACTGCTTTATTCATGAAGGCGACAAAAAAAGAGCGGTTGATACCAGTAAAATCGAAAAGTCCGCGCAATTTGATGCACCAATCAAAAAAACGAAAAATGGGTACAAAATGAAGGGCGGTCAAAAGGTCTACGTATGTTTTTCCAGCGACTTTCTAATAGAAGAAGCCGACGCTTGGAGGAGAGAATGCTGGCAGATGATCAAAGAACGATCAGATTTGCAGTTTATTTTTTTGACAAAACGCATCGAGCGCTTTTTATCTGTTGTGCCGGAGGATTGGGGTGACGGGTATGAGAATGTCACCATCGGGGTTTCTGTGGAGAATCAAGCGCGGGCAGATCAGCGATTGGCGCTTTTACAAAAGCTTCCTATCAAACACAAGAATATTATTTGTCAGCCGTTGATCGAAGAGGTGACGATTCAGAAGTATCTAGACGATATAGAATTAGTGATGGCAGGCGGCGAATACCATCGCGAGGCGCGACCACTAGCGTATGAATGGGTATTGAAGCTGCGGGAAGAAGCAGTAATGAGGGGGATTCCCTTCGAGTTTCGTCAATGCGGCACGCATTTTATAAAGGACGGGCGATCGTATCAACTGAATTATCGGCAATTATTTTCTCAAGCGAAAAAAGCAGAAATCAACTGGTATCCAGATAAGTAGACGCCCACGAATCGTTAAAAGAAACTCAAAAAAAGCTGCCAAAATTGGCAGCTTTGACTATAAAAGCGGATTATCGTGCCTTTTTGAAGGTGATCAACGTAGCGCCTTTGAGCTGTAACGAGGTAGACATGTAGGAGTAGGTGACAAGCTCCCAGCCTTCTTGTGCTCGTTGATTGATCAAGTTATCCAATTCGAAAAGGTCGCTGTCTTCAGCTTTGTCTGTCGTCCATTTGGTTTTAGTGTATAAAACTTCTGATTTGTATTCGTACATGATACGCTCCTTCAAGTTTATTTGTTCTTCCTCATTTTACTATAATTAAAAACTCATTTGCAATGAATCGAGCAGTGATTTCTACTACGTTTGTACACTTTGAAGTCAAAAAAGTTCTTGGAACCCTTCGCGGCGTCCCAAGAACTTTTTTTGCAGGTATTTAATCGTCAAACTCTTCCTCTAATTCCTTTGCTGCAAGAGCGACGCGTTTGTTGCCTTTGTGGAGTTCCACGATCGTCCAGAGAAGCAAGGCCAGAACAGCGGCGATCAAAACATACGCAATCGTATCCGCTGTGGCGATCTCCACGGTTGATGGGCTGTCGCCAAAGAAGCCTTCGACTTGGCTTGGCAGACCAATCAAATTCAAATAGGTCAATCCGATTACGGAAACCCAGCCAAGCAATTGAATGATTCGTTTGTTTTTGAAGCGTTCGCCCATTTCCGCCGTGCTATTGGTCATCATTAACAGCGGCAGCATGGAGAAGGGCAGGGCAAAGGCCAAGAAAACTTGTGAATTGTTCATGAGGTCATTCAGCGCTTCGTGTTCTTGCACGATCGTGTCACCTCGCGTGAGCATCACACAAATCAATACAGGGATCACCGAGATCAGCCGCGTTACTAAACGGCGCAGCCAAATCGGCATCCGCATGTGAACGAAGCCTTCCATAATAACTTGTCCGGTCAATGTTCCTGTAATCGTCGAATTTTGACCTGAAGCCAGAAGTGCGACAGCGAACAACGTGGACAATGCGCCTGTTTTCGCGACGCTCATCAAGATCCCGTTACTCATCGTCGCTGGATTTGACAAGGCTTCATACAATCCGAAGAAAGAAGGGTCTTTCACCGTTCCTGTTTTAAAGACAGCCACACCCATGATCAAGAGCAGCGCATTGACTAAAAAGGCCATCGACAGTTGAATGTTTGAATCCCAAGTAGTGAAGCGCACGGCACTCGCCACTTCTTCTTCATCGTCATGGTTGACCTGGCGCGTTTGCGAAACGGCCGAGTGCAGGTATAGATTGTGAGGCATCACTGTCGCGCCGATGATTCCGAGAGCACCAGTCAACGGGGTTTGTCCGCCGATCGCCGGTTCATTGGCGAAGGTACCGCTAGTCGGAATGAATCCTTTAAAAACTTCTCCCCAGTTTGGATCGGAGAGTGCTACTTGATAAATAAAGACGAAGAGAAT
This window harbors:
- a CDS encoding DUF4177 domain-containing protein, translating into MYEYKSEVLYTKTKWTTDKAEDSDLFELDNLINQRAQEGWELVTYSYMSTSLQLKGATLITFKKAR
- a CDS encoding DNA/RNA non-specific endonuclease; this translates as MSKKTKLVAAIVIAATSFAVYSTMNLGSEPKKSDPATTQAPSQAQENPTQQELSALDYEGTQTIEINQNKPTFSEEDLATAQGPWERYGDLDRLNRATGAEALLNKKLMPTEKRGEIASVTPTGWHNKKINGQYLFNRSHLIGYQLTAQNANWKNLITGTRQLNSPEMLRFEMDIKYYLEKSSKNYVRYSVVPIFRGDELLARGVHMMAQSVDSNEVHFNVYIFNVQKGVTLNYADGTSTLSDTSQPSSASSESDTARYVDGNGKGLIKGSKSGVYHLPGSKYYDNTTNPKAWFKTVDEAKKAGYRPAK
- a CDS encoding Nramp family divalent metal transporter, whose amino-acid sequence is MSKNKRPILEHTNGLSLEEVNGTIKVPKGKSFWRTLLAYSGPGALVAVGYMDPGNWSTSITGGQNFQYLLMSVILLSSLVAMLLQYMAAKLGIVTQMDLAQAIRARTSKALGIVLWILTELAIMATDIAEVIGAAIALYLLFDIPLVIAVFITVFDVFLLLLLTKVGFRKIEAIVVCLIFVILFVFIYQVALSDPNWGEVFKGFIPTSGTFANEPAIGGQTPLTGALGIIGATVMPHNLYLHSAVSQTRQVNHDDEEEVASAVRFTTWDSNIQLSMAFLVNALLLIMGVAVFKTGTVKDPSFFGLYEALSNPATMSNGILMSVAKTGALSTLFAVALLASGQNSTITGTLTGQVIMEGFVHMRMPIWLRRLVTRLISVIPVLICVMLTRGDTIVQEHEALNDLMNNSQVFLAFALPFSMLPLLMMTNSTAEMGERFKNKRIIQLLGWVSVIGLTYLNLIGLPSQVEGFFGDSPSTVEIATADTIAYVLIAAVLALLLWTIVELHKGNKRVALAAKELEEEFDD
- a CDS encoding DUF5131 family protein, which translates into the protein MAFWNPWRGCRYCFIHEGDKKRAVDTSKIEKSAQFDAPIKKTKNGYKMKGGQKVYVCFSSDFLIEEADAWRRECWQMIKERSDLQFIFLTKRIERFLSVVPEDWGDGYENVTIGVSVENQARADQRLALLQKLPIKHKNIICQPLIEEVTIQKYLDDIELVMAGGEYHREARPLAYEWVLKLREEAVMRGIPFEFRQCGTHFIKDGRSYQLNYRQLFSQAKKAEINWYPDK